The following proteins are co-located in the Leucoraja erinacea ecotype New England chromosome 27, Leri_hhj_1, whole genome shotgun sequence genome:
- the LOC129710202 gene encoding heat shock protein beta-11-like, whose protein sequence is MLSCRTFLPSRRWQQPVHTLWSAPLAVFEPLEWPAWEQAVEARPGTNFMERVVEELAREFRGGRARNEKQRVDAGGEVHGETVDKDGDGFSLSLDVPRFSPEELKVKVLGRKVLVTGKHEKKSEDGSGSYSYKYEEFRREFQLPEDVDAESLNCCLSQDGRLKVRAPRLALPAADERGVPINVASDTTTSPRLNPGGEAQEQESGNVVGNKSSAVQQ, encoded by the coding sequence ATGCTGAGCTGCCGGACTTTCCTCCCTTCCCGTCGGTGGCAGCAGCCTGTGCACACACTGTGGTCCGCTCCACTCGCTGTCTTTGAGCCGCTCGAGTGGCCCGCGTGGGAACAGGCGGTGGAAGCGAGACCGGGCACGAACTTCATGGAGCGAGTTGTCGAGGAGCTGGCGAGAGAGTTCAGGGGGGGAAGAGCAAGGAATGAGAAGCAGAGAGTCGATGCCGGTGGAGAGGTTCACGGGGAGACAGTGGACAAGGATGGAGATGGTTTTTCTCTGTCCCTGGATGTGCCGCGATTCTCCCCTGAAGAACTGAAGGTGAAAGTACTTGGAAGAAAAGTGCTGGTGACGGGAAAACACGAGAAGAAGAGCGAGGACGGCAGCGGCTCTTACAGCTACAAATACGAAGAGTTCAGGAGGGAGTTCCAGCTGCCAGAAGACGTCGATGCTGAATCTCTGAACTGCTGTTTGTCCCAGGACGGTCGGTTAAAGGTTCGAGCCCCACGCCTGGCGCTGCCGGCTGCGGATGAGCGAGGCGTCCCCATCAACGTCGCCTCTGATACAACAACTAGTCCGCGGTTAAATCCCGGTGGAGAGGCGCAGGAGCAAGAGAGTGGGAACGTTGTGGGGAACAAGTCATCGGCTGTTCAACAATGA
- the LOC129710203 gene encoding heat shock protein 30C-like encodes MLSCRTFLPSRRWQQPVHTLWSAPLAVFEPLEWPAWEQAVEARPGTNFMERVVEELAREFRGERARNEKQRADAGGEVHGETVDKGGDGFSLSLDVPRFSPEELKVKVLGRKVLVTGKHEKKSEDGSGSYSYKYEEFRREFQLPEDVDAEALNCCLSQDGRLKVRAPRLALPAADERGVPINVASDTTTSPRLNPGGEAQEQENGNAVGNKSSAVQQ; translated from the coding sequence ATGCTGAGCTGCCGGACTTTCCTCCCTTCCCGTCGGTGGCAGCAGCCTGTGCACACACTGTGGTCCGCTCCACTCGCTGTCTTTGAGCCGCTCGAGTGGCCCGCGTGGGAACAGGCGGTGGAAGCGAGACCGGGCACGAACTTCATGGAGCGAGTTGTCGAGGAGCTGGCGAGAGAGTTCAGGGGGGAAAGAGCAAGGAATGAGAAGCAGAGAGCCGATGCCGGTGGAGAGGTTCACGGGGAGACAGTGGACAAGGGTGGAGATGGTTTTTCTCTGTCCCTGGATGTGCCGCGATTCTCCCCTGAAGAACTGAAGGTGAAAGTACTTGGAAGAAAAGTGCTGGTGACGGGAAAACACGAGAAGAAGAGCGAGGACGGCAGCGGCTCTTACAGTTACAAATATGAAGAGTTCAGGAGGGAGTTCCAGCTGCCAGAAGACGTCGATGCTGAAGCTCTGAACTGCTGTTTGTCCCAGGACGGTCGGTTAAAGGTTCGAGCCCCACGCCTGGCGCTGCCGGCTGCGGATGAGCGAGGCGTCCCCATCAACGTCGCCTCTGATACAACAACCAGTCCGCGGTTAAATCCCGGTGGAGAGGCGCAGGAGCAAGAGAATGGGAACGCTGTGGGGAACAAGTCATCGGCTGTTCAACAATGA
- the rab5c gene encoding ras-related protein Rab-5C: MTGRGNAARSNGPAAGNKICQFKLVLLGESAVGKSSLVLRFVKGQFHEYQESTIGAAFLTQTVCLDDTTVKFEIWDTAGQERYHSLAPMYYRGAQAAIVVYDITNTDTFARAKNWVKELQRQASPNIVIALAGNKADLANKRAVEFQEAQAYAEDNSLLFMETSAKTAMNVNEIFMAIAKKLPKNEPQNAGGTSGRTRGVDLQETSPQNRSQCCSN, encoded by the exons ATGACGGGTCGGGGTAACGCGGCTCGATCCAATGGACCAGCCGCTGGGAACAAAATCTGTCAGTTTAAATTGGTGCTCCTGGGCGAGTCAGCAGTGGGCAAATCCAGTCTCGTTTTGCGCTTTGTGAAAGGACAGTTCCATGAATACCAAGAAAGCACAATTGGAG CTGCCTTTCTAACGCAGACAGTCTGTTTGGATGACACAACTGTTAAATTTGAGATTTGGGATACTGCTGGACAAGAGAGGTATCACAGCTTGGCACCAATGTACTACAGGGGGGCGCAAGCTGCCATTGTGGTCTATGATATAACCAACACA GACACATTTGCACGGGCGAAGAACTGGGTAAAGGAACTACAGCGACAAGCCAGTCCGAATATAGTGATTGCATTAGCTGGGAACAAGGCTGACCTTGCAAATAAGCGAGCAGTGGAATTTCAG GAAGCACAAGCATATGCAGAAGACAACAGCTTGCTGTTCATGGAGACATCAGCAAAGACTGCAATGAATGTGAATGAAATATTTATGGCCATAG CCAAGAAGCTGCCGAAAAACGAGCCTCAGAATGCAGGTGGAACCTCGGGCCGAACCAGAGGTGTGGACCTCCAGGAGACCAGTCCGCAAAATCGGAGCCAGTGCTGCAGTAATTAA